A genomic window from Solanum dulcamara chromosome 11, daSolDulc1.2, whole genome shotgun sequence includes:
- the LOC129872037 gene encoding mitochondrial arginine transporter BAC1-like isoform X2 → MEASSGYKDYVAGLMAGIATVITGHPFDTVKVKLQKYNTEAGGVKYKNGLHCATRILQTEGVKGLYRGATSSFIGMAFESSLSFGIYSQTKRFLQGEVDGGKPQPYAIVPSAAFGGAIINFILCPSELVKCRMQVQGTDFMGPKSTRFSGPLECALKTVQQEGLTGMFRGGLATLLRESVGNVVFFSTYEYARYFMHLQLKGASSEPSQLIDVGVGIMSGGLGGIAFWSAVLPLDVAKTIIQTTPEKNHSRNPFSVLNLIYRRSGLRGCYTGLGPTLVRAFPANAAAIVAWELSAKFLGIRRDQ, encoded by the exons ATGGAGGCAAGCTCCGGTTATAAGGACTATGTAGCAGGTCTCATGGCCGGAATTGCCACTGTTATCACCGGCCACCCTTTTGATACCGTCAAG GTGAAGCTCCAGAAGTACAACACTGAAGCAGGTGGAGTAAAGTACAAGAATGGTTTGCATTGTGCTACTAGGATATTACAGACGGAAGGA GTTAAAGGGCTTTATCGAGGAGCTACATCTTCGTTCATCGGCATGGCCTTTGAAAGctcactttcttttggcatttaTTCGCAAACAAAACGGTTTCTTCAG ggAGAAGTAGATGGTGGTAAGCCCCAGCCTTATGCAATAGTTCCTTCAGCAGCCTTTGGAGGAGCTATTATCAACTTCATACTATGCCCATCAGAACTGGTGAAG TGTAGGATGCAAGTTCAGGGCACTGATTTTATGGGACCGAAGTCCACTAGATTCAGCGGGCCCCTTGAGTGTGCCCTTAAAACAGTTCAACAGGAAGGG CTTACAGGCATGTTTCGAGGAGGCCTCGCAACCTTACTGAGAGAATCTGTGGGCAATGTTGTCTTCTTTAGCACTTACGAATATGCACGATATTTCATGCATCTACAACTGAAAGGTGCTTCATCTGAGCCGAGCCAATTGATTGATGTTGGAGTTGGAATAATGAGTGGTGGTCTTGGTGGTATAGCA TTCTGGTCTGCTGTTCTGCCATTGGATGTAGCTAAGACGATAATTCAAACTACCCCTGAGAAAAACCATTCAAGAAATCCCTTCTCGGTTCTAAATTTG ATTTACCGGAGATCTGGACTTAGAGGATGCTATACAGGTTTAGGTCCTACACTGGTAAGAGCTTTTCCTGCTAATGCAGCGGCTATTGTCGCATGGGAGCTGTCTGCCAAGTTCTTGGGGATCAGGCGTGAccagtaa
- the LOC129872037 gene encoding mitochondrial arginine transporter BAC1-like isoform X1, whose translation MEASSGYKDYVAGLMAGIATVITGHPFDTVKVKLQKYNTEAGGVKYKNGLHCATRILQTEGVKGLYRGATSSFIGMAFESSLSFGIYSQTKRFLQGEVDGGKPQPYAIVPSAAFGGAIINFILCPSELVKVSDARVANFLLYLEYHRCNVVFQCRMQVQGTDFMGPKSTRFSGPLECALKTVQQEGLTGMFRGGLATLLRESVGNVVFFSTYEYARYFMHLQLKGASSEPSQLIDVGVGIMSGGLGGIAFWSAVLPLDVAKTIIQTTPEKNHSRNPFSVLNLIYRRSGLRGCYTGLGPTLVRAFPANAAAIVAWELSAKFLGIRRDQ comes from the exons ATGGAGGCAAGCTCCGGTTATAAGGACTATGTAGCAGGTCTCATGGCCGGAATTGCCACTGTTATCACCGGCCACCCTTTTGATACCGTCAAG GTGAAGCTCCAGAAGTACAACACTGAAGCAGGTGGAGTAAAGTACAAGAATGGTTTGCATTGTGCTACTAGGATATTACAGACGGAAGGA GTTAAAGGGCTTTATCGAGGAGCTACATCTTCGTTCATCGGCATGGCCTTTGAAAGctcactttcttttggcatttaTTCGCAAACAAAACGGTTTCTTCAG ggAGAAGTAGATGGTGGTAAGCCCCAGCCTTATGCAATAGTTCCTTCAGCAGCCTTTGGAGGAGCTATTATCAACTTCATACTATGCCCATCAGAACTGGTGAAGGTAAGTGATGCTAGAGTTGCTAACTTCCTGCTTTACTTGGAATACCATCGTTGTAATGTTGTTTTCCAGTGTAGGATGCAAGTTCAGGGCACTGATTTTATGGGACCGAAGTCCACTAGATTCAGCGGGCCCCTTGAGTGTGCCCTTAAAACAGTTCAACAGGAAGGG CTTACAGGCATGTTTCGAGGAGGCCTCGCAACCTTACTGAGAGAATCTGTGGGCAATGTTGTCTTCTTTAGCACTTACGAATATGCACGATATTTCATGCATCTACAACTGAAAGGTGCTTCATCTGAGCCGAGCCAATTGATTGATGTTGGAGTTGGAATAATGAGTGGTGGTCTTGGTGGTATAGCA TTCTGGTCTGCTGTTCTGCCATTGGATGTAGCTAAGACGATAATTCAAACTACCCCTGAGAAAAACCATTCAAGAAATCCCTTCTCGGTTCTAAATTTG ATTTACCGGAGATCTGGACTTAGAGGATGCTATACAGGTTTAGGTCCTACACTGGTAAGAGCTTTTCCTGCTAATGCAGCGGCTATTGTCGCATGGGAGCTGTCTGCCAAGTTCTTGGGGATCAGGCGTGAccagtaa
- the LOC129872037 gene encoding mitochondrial arginine transporter BAC1-like isoform X3: MEASSGYKDYVAGLMAGIATVITGHPFDTVKVKLQKYNTEAGGVKYKNGLHCATRILQTEGVKGLYRGATSSFIGMAFESSLSFGIYSQTKRFLQGEVDGGKPQPYAIVPSAAFGGAIINFILCPSELVKVSDARVANFLLYLEYHRCNVVFQCRMQVQGTDFMGPKSTRFSGPLECALKTVQQEGLTGMFRGGLATLLRESVGNVVFFSTYEYARYFMHLQLKGASSEPSQLIDVGVGIMSGGLGGIAFWSAVLPLDVAKTIIQTTPEKNHSRNPFSVLNLV, from the exons ATGGAGGCAAGCTCCGGTTATAAGGACTATGTAGCAGGTCTCATGGCCGGAATTGCCACTGTTATCACCGGCCACCCTTTTGATACCGTCAAG GTGAAGCTCCAGAAGTACAACACTGAAGCAGGTGGAGTAAAGTACAAGAATGGTTTGCATTGTGCTACTAGGATATTACAGACGGAAGGA GTTAAAGGGCTTTATCGAGGAGCTACATCTTCGTTCATCGGCATGGCCTTTGAAAGctcactttcttttggcatttaTTCGCAAACAAAACGGTTTCTTCAG ggAGAAGTAGATGGTGGTAAGCCCCAGCCTTATGCAATAGTTCCTTCAGCAGCCTTTGGAGGAGCTATTATCAACTTCATACTATGCCCATCAGAACTGGTGAAGGTAAGTGATGCTAGAGTTGCTAACTTCCTGCTTTACTTGGAATACCATCGTTGTAATGTTGTTTTCCAGTGTAGGATGCAAGTTCAGGGCACTGATTTTATGGGACCGAAGTCCACTAGATTCAGCGGGCCCCTTGAGTGTGCCCTTAAAACAGTTCAACAGGAAGGG CTTACAGGCATGTTTCGAGGAGGCCTCGCAACCTTACTGAGAGAATCTGTGGGCAATGTTGTCTTCTTTAGCACTTACGAATATGCACGATATTTCATGCATCTACAACTGAAAGGTGCTTCATCTGAGCCGAGCCAATTGATTGATGTTGGAGTTGGAATAATGAGTGGTGGTCTTGGTGGTATAGCA TTCTGGTCTGCTGTTCTGCCATTGGATGTAGCTAAGACGATAATTCAAACTACCCCTGAGAAAAACCATTCAAGAAATCCCTTCTCGGTTCTAAATTTG GTTTAG